A region from the Salicibibacter cibarius genome encodes:
- a CDS encoding DUF5592 family protein, with amino-acid sequence MNYKIPTEITAELKLNKWFYLTDLLVLIGMLVMGFVLHAMIHPSLTIPFIIFMVALYGFWLWKPKTNPNMRMLSAVWMMLSRDRATYHAHDPHEDEAKEDKA; translated from the coding sequence ATGAACTATAAAATCCCGACCGAAATTACGGCGGAATTAAAACTGAATAAATGGTTTTATTTAACCGATTTATTGGTCTTGATTGGGATGCTTGTTATGGGTTTTGTTCTTCACGCAATGATTCATCCGTCGCTCACCATTCCGTTTATTATCTTTATGGTCGCTTTGTATGGCTTTTGGCTTTGGAAACCCAAGACGAATCCGAATATGCGGATGCTGAGTGCAGTTTGGATGATGCTCAGTCGTGACCGAGCTACGTATCACGCGCATGATCCCCATGAAGACGAAGCGAAGGAGGATAAAGCATGA
- a CDS encoding VirB4 family type IV secretion system protein, which yields MFAPWKRKDTTEATETERKGYNPYLLANIQPQGGVSFKESFIRKGDGYETCIHVYSYPKNTQDFWLESIVNMENVITTIDVASEDHHKVREGLNKGIDEKSSRMMTEKESVNILEAKDDLNDLEELYASIYQEGEVIKRVHLRFYVSARTQDQLESNVNVVLTALEGENFRGAVFLNELDMEWKALHESYADQAKQRNRRQGQGMPAMTLAGGFPFHFTQLHDPTGTFHGTTMTGGNVVFDLFHRDKDRKSYSSVVIGAMGAGKSTLLKKIALDNAIKKHKVRAFDATGEFQGLVDEIGGQKLSLDGTDGIINPLQVYRTAKDEFTSFTQHLSKMVSFYRFLAPEASDNELKEYENMLRKLYKSLHLWSDDHDLAITQQSVDAYPIFSDFLTFIRQELYEDEEQGRQRSTLSPERKRRLETIELNVQNIVETYKHLFDGPSSIADFQEEKVVVFQLRGLSQMRTEIFQAQLFNVMNLLWDAMLTNGAPQFEAYNKGELAFEDVERYLILMDEAHHIINTKKGSGHALEFLTTFVREARKYFAGFTYASHSIRDFVPEGSDQTLVEEIKTLFELTQYKWIMQQDSNNLEMLERVFAGQLSESEVAQVPYLQTGDVILNIQAVKNLRFSVEVSEEELALFGGGA from the coding sequence ATGTTTGCACCGTGGAAACGCAAAGATACAACCGAAGCCACAGAGACGGAACGGAAAGGGTATAATCCCTATTTGCTTGCCAACATTCAACCGCAAGGCGGTGTCAGTTTTAAGGAAAGTTTTATACGCAAAGGCGACGGCTATGAAACGTGCATCCATGTGTATAGTTATCCGAAAAATACGCAGGATTTTTGGTTGGAGTCCATCGTCAATATGGAAAACGTCATCACCACCATCGATGTCGCCTCGGAAGATCATCACAAGGTACGCGAAGGCTTAAATAAAGGGATTGATGAGAAAAGCTCTCGGATGATGACCGAAAAAGAAAGTGTCAATATACTGGAGGCCAAAGACGATTTAAACGATTTAGAAGAACTGTATGCCTCCATCTATCAAGAAGGAGAGGTCATTAAACGGGTGCATTTGCGCTTTTACGTGAGTGCTCGGACCCAAGACCAACTGGAAAGCAACGTCAACGTGGTCTTAACCGCGCTCGAAGGGGAGAACTTTAGGGGCGCGGTCTTTTTAAATGAATTGGATATGGAATGGAAAGCCCTCCATGAATCGTATGCCGATCAAGCGAAACAACGCAACCGCCGCCAAGGGCAAGGAATGCCAGCGATGACATTAGCCGGGGGGTTCCCTTTCCACTTCACCCAACTGCATGACCCCACCGGAACGTTTCATGGTACGACAATGACCGGCGGTAATGTCGTTTTTGATTTGTTTCATCGGGATAAAGACCGGAAGTCGTATAGCTCCGTGGTGATCGGCGCGATGGGCGCCGGAAAATCGACGCTTTTGAAAAAAATCGCGCTCGATAATGCCATTAAAAAGCACAAAGTCCGTGCCTTTGATGCCACCGGCGAGTTTCAAGGTCTGGTGGATGAAATAGGCGGGCAAAAGTTATCCTTAGATGGCACAGACGGAATTATTAATCCCTTGCAAGTCTATCGGACGGCGAAAGATGAATTTACGTCTTTTACGCAACATTTATCCAAAATGGTCTCGTTTTACCGATTTTTGGCCCCGGAAGCCTCTGACAATGAACTGAAAGAATATGAAAATATGTTACGGAAATTGTACAAATCATTACATTTATGGAGTGATGATCATGATTTAGCGATTACCCAACAATCCGTTGATGCCTATCCCATCTTTTCAGATTTTTTGACGTTCATACGCCAGGAATTATATGAGGACGAAGAACAAGGGAGACAACGATCAACCCTGAGCCCGGAACGCAAACGTCGGTTAGAGACGATTGAACTGAACGTGCAAAACATCGTCGAAACGTATAAGCATTTGTTTGATGGCCCATCCAGCATCGCTGATTTCCAGGAAGAAAAAGTGGTTGTTTTCCAACTCCGTGGCCTCAGTCAGATGCGAACGGAAATTTTTCAAGCGCAACTGTTTAACGTGATGAATTTGTTGTGGGATGCGATGCTCACCAACGGAGCACCACAATTTGAGGCGTACAACAAAGGAGAATTAGCCTTCGAGGATGTGGAACGGTATCTCATCTTGATGGATGAAGCGCATCACATCATCAACACCAAGAAAGGCAGTGGCCACGCCCTTGAATTTCTCACAACGTTTGTCCGGGAAGCTCGTAAGTATTTCGCCGGGTTTACCTATGCGTCGCACTCGATCCGGGATTTTGTGCCGGAAGGCTCCGACCAAACGCTCGTCGAAGAAATTAAAACGTTGTTTGAGCTGACCCAATATAAATGGATCATGCAGCAGGACAGCAATAATCTGGAAATGTTAGAGCGCGTGTTTGCCGGACAGTTATCCGAAAGTGAGGTCGCGCAAGTGCCGTATTTGCAAACGGGGGATGTGATTTTGAATATCCAGGCCGTGAAAAACCTACGCTTTTCCGTAGAAGTCTCTGAGGAGGAATTGGCGTTGTTCGGAGGAGGGGCGTAA
- a CDS encoding NlpC/P60 family protein, translated as MSASAMIAFLVFLFSLIPSKWKGLAVLGVIVVIGGLIGTVVVAVMALAAQFDQQQDDDVESVDGVSGDEIPEEYIPIYEEAGAEFSVPPALLAAVHRVETVFSEGDEEDWVSDVGAEGHMQFMPCTWVGWNHPSCSGLGAGDIPENELIDLDVIDEHDGFAVDGSGTGDADPYDIDDAVHSAANYLAEQGAADGNLEEAVYAYNGADWYVDDVMDFMDQYSDDGGDGIDPGNGDIPEVVEVGEEWIGNSVYDFGGGRNEVEQAQGIFDCSSFVHWAFEQIGVQLGPLGSVTTDSLANEGESVDSDDKEPGDLVFFDTYKTDGHVGIYAGDGQFIGAQSSDGVEYESLEDGYWGETYNENVQRIG; from the coding sequence ATGTCTGCCTCTGCGATGATCGCGTTCCTCGTTTTCCTTTTTTCCTTGATTCCTAGTAAGTGGAAAGGACTTGCTGTCTTAGGCGTTATTGTCGTGATCGGTGGTTTGATTGGCACGGTTGTCGTGGCGGTTATGGCATTGGCGGCTCAGTTTGACCAACAGCAAGATGATGATGTTGAATCCGTGGACGGTGTGTCCGGCGATGAAATCCCCGAAGAATACATTCCGATTTATGAAGAAGCCGGCGCGGAATTTTCTGTACCGCCAGCATTGCTTGCGGCGGTTCATCGTGTAGAGACCGTTTTTTCCGAGGGCGATGAAGAAGACTGGGTCAGTGATGTTGGGGCCGAAGGACACATGCAGTTTATGCCTTGTACGTGGGTTGGGTGGAACCATCCTTCATGCAGTGGCTTAGGCGCCGGTGACATTCCCGAAAATGAATTGATCGACTTAGACGTTATCGACGAACATGACGGATTTGCCGTGGATGGCAGTGGTACAGGGGATGCCGACCCTTACGACATTGATGATGCCGTGCATTCAGCCGCAAACTATTTGGCCGAACAAGGGGCTGCCGATGGGAACTTGGAGGAAGCTGTCTATGCTTATAACGGCGCGGATTGGTACGTGGATGATGTAATGGATTTTATGGATCAATATTCGGACGACGGTGGGGATGGCATTGATCCCGGTAACGGGGACATCCCGGAGGTTGTTGAAGTTGGCGAGGAATGGATTGGCAATTCAGTGTATGATTTTGGCGGTGGAAGGAATGAAGTTGAACAAGCGCAAGGTATTTTTGATTGTTCGAGCTTTGTGCATTGGGCTTTTGAACAGATCGGGGTTCAACTTGGACCTTTAGGTTCTGTCACCACCGATTCACTCGCCAACGAAGGCGAATCCGTTGACTCAGATGATAAGGAACCTGGTGACTTGGTCTTTTTTGATACGTACAAGACAGATGGCCATGTCGGTATTTATGCTGGTGATGGTCAATTTATCGGTGCTCAATCCAGTGATGGTGTCGAATATGAATCTTTGGAAGATGGTTATTGGGGCGAAACGTATAACGAAAATGTGCAGCGTATAGGTTAA